The DNA segment CTTCGTCGTGCACTACGTAGTAGAGTAGCCTGGTGCGTCCGGTCCCACGCTTGCAACCCCTTGCTAAACCACTATCCCTTTGTTAGCTTCTATCCTGGCCTTCATCGATGTCGAATATGCTTCGCTTTTGGACTCTTGACTGATGAAAATGCTGATGCAACTTCTACTTCTCAGGGGACTGTGGGGTCTTCGACTTCTTTCGCTTCCTTCACCTTTCCTTTCCTAGTTTTCAGAGGCATGCTTGATCCCCTACGTGTCATGGGATCGATCCCCATAGTGGGTGCCAAATGTTGGGATCACAATCACAACACAGTGAACAGTAACAACACTATGGACAATCACACCAAAATGGACTAGTATTTTATGGTATTTATAGTCATACCTCAACCACACCAAAGTGGACTAGTAGTGCCCCTATTATCTGGAATGTTCTCAGAAAATTCTAGGGGTAATAAGCAACTACACTATTACAATGTTATGTCATTCTGGGATGTGACACATGTTTGTTGGTACACGTGTCAGCCAAGCCTTCAACGGCGCGGTTGGCTACCTTCGGGCTTCCATTCAGCCTCGCACCCTTTGGATCCTTCGTCCTGCCTCAGGTGGTCCTTCGCTCCTTGTTTACATCTTCGACCGAGACGCGAGGACCTTCGAGATGTTCACCCCTCAACAAGTAGCTCTTCAAGCCTCCTCGATGCCTCTAACAAATCTCGCCTTTCAGGACCTTCGGTTCTCTTACTTGGCGTTGGCTTCCCTTCGGCTTCGTCTTTGCAAGACAACTTTCAAGACAACCCCGCTATTTTGCTATCACTACCAATTCTTATATGATATTGGCCGAAGCTGACCAAAGTCGAGCGGGGAGACTAGTGTGGTACCATTCCCTCAACAAGAAGGAATAGTAGTTGATAACCTAGATGGAAGGGgagcaagaaaagaaaagaatgcatAAGAGAAACCTTAAAACGATGCTTTATGACTATAAATGAATACATACTCTGATAAAACCcatctcctttttttcttgcaGACAAGACATTTGACAGACCACCTTGAACAGATCCAGCAACGACCACAACTGAGCTAAGCTCAGCAACGTAACAACAAGTCAGTAACGCACTGATTCGTTTTTGCAGATAAAACTCTTTCAAAGGATAGCTCTTCTCAAATATGTTGGTTGTAAGTTTCTCGATTGCATTTTGGAAGTCAAATCGAGATGTACTCCCATCCCATGTGAACGGCATGGTGCCAAAGACTGAAAGGCCCAAGAACCATCAATATCAAGTTGCAACACGATGCAATCAAACCACTAACAACCACCAAATCCCATTGTTTTTAAAACCTTATATCTCAAATGTGTGAGACGGTTTAGATGAAGTAGTGAAGTGAAATTATTGAATACTAGATAATGTACAAACATACCTCTCCTTGCGGATATTCATCTCCCAAGAAACAGATGAGAAAAAGGTTGCGTGAACTCAAAAGCCATCTTATGTGGGAATGATGGACGCTCGCTCTCGCTCTGATGATGCGGACACAGCAGCACTGTAAGGAGCAGCAGCGTCCAAGCCTGATGGCCTATCTCGCACGATTTGCGAGCGTCTCCAAGATGCTTGCCTGCTTTTGCAGACGCCCTCGCCTCTGCCAAGCACACGCGGCCGCTGCCGCGGCCAACGCTGGAAAAGCTCTGGGGGCCTCTGCAAGAGGAGTCTCGCTTGCTTTTCCTCAAGGAGATGAAGAGCCTCGTCCAGGAGATGGACGGCGTTTTCTCAAGGAACGTATTATATAAACAAAATGCGAGAAGCCATATGGATTCGTGGGAAACCATTCCGCAGAATGAGGAAGTTCACAAGATTGCTCGGTTGATTGCGGAATACCTGAAATTGTTCTGGCAATACGAGAGCGTTCTGAATCCCATTACAAATGATTTATCCTGCAGAGATTCTTATCTGAGCTCCGACACGCTCTTCTCTGATAGATTCTGTTGGACTCATGAGCTGATAAAGGACATGATCCGTCAGTTACAATGCCAGCTTGAGAGTCATTTTCCGATCCAAGCCTCAGGTACTTATTCCTGGCCAACAATTCCGATTTCATAATGCGACTGTTTTTCGATTGGTTTGATGACTTTCTAGTATGGCATCTATCCGATGAAATGAGCAAAATTGATAGCTATCGAGGAAGTTATGTAAACGTCTCTTGGGAAACTGTGTTACACCATCAGATTCAGATTTTCCAAACAGCCTTAGCTAGCAAGATTCAAGTCAGAGTTTCCAAGAATCTGAGACGCTCACAAGTTGCGGAAAACCCCTAACCCTTGTCTCCGGACGAGGCTGCGGAATGCCATCCTTGGAGAAGTAACCAGGGTCTACGACACCTACCTGACGGACCAGTGCCATATCAAGGAACACTACCAGGGGCAGGATTATTGCCAGCAATCATCCTACCTGGATAGCAAATAAGTGTACTCCGTATTTTGGATTATGCTCCCATGTTATCTAGTATTATCATCTAGCTCACATGCTCGCAACCTGACTCTCAACTTACAAAGGTTATGAAAAGGTAAAACAAGACACTATTGTCAATTGGTAGTCGCACTGCCGAGTAACAGTAGAGATTTAAGAACAGAATGTAAAAGTAGTCTAAAATTGTAGCATACAGTATCTTAACTTTGTTGATCTCAACGATGTATATTACAACGGAGTCCCTGTTGGACACGACAACCAGTGGCTACCCGCGATTTTCAGCCCATCTTTTGCAAATAGCAAGTCCATCATAATGTTGAAGTCCCAAACTTTCTCCACAAGTATAGCTATTCAAATAGTATTACAATTTGCATAAAAAATAGCCTTCCTTTCAAGCTACAGTTGCACCCTACGAGGCGTGAGACAACGCTTAGATCCTATGACGATTCAACTAAGTCCAATTATGTCCTTTCACTAAAACTGTATTCTTAATGCAGCATCCTCACTTTTCCATGTGACCTTTAAAACTGCATGTCTTCATTAGACATGTTCCAATGACAGACAGAAGTTTATTCAGCCGTATTGTTTATTCCAAAAACATGCCCTTTTCACCGAATGAGACTTTACTTGACACCCTTTGGCAACTGTAAATAATCTAACAATACTTTGATATGTACATAATTGAAGCAAAGCCAACGCAAAATCCCAGGGAAAAATCCCGGGGCATAGCGGGCCCGGTACTGCTAGCTAATCCTGAAAATAACGCTACAAGCACGGGCCAGAGTGCCAGACAACTAtttgatcttaaataaaaaattcaatacCCCTTTCTCAAGTTACCGATAGTATCTCCAACAATCTCCAAGACTACTACTATACGTGTCTATTTGGCTCATacaagaaattgatatatgaaTTCTTTCCGTAAACAGATATGGATTCTTTCCGAAAAcaatgaaaacataaaaaatggTAATGGGCCTAAAACTTCGAACCAACCCGCTTACAGTTACAACCCTTCGATGCCTGCGCTGTAGCCCGCTGGTTGCCAATGACAGCTTTTCTCATTTACCATACTTAGAGTGGAACCTCCTGTGGCATAGTGGAACTGAAGCAAAATTGTTCCAGTATTGCTACGAAATCCACAAGATTCAACCTGAGGCAACTTTTTTACGGATGACTCTCTTTCGACGGGGCTTGGACAATGCTGCCTCAGGTCCACCCTGCTTGATGCCAAGAAGACCAAGGCCAGATACGATTGCATCCTTGGATATAAACCACCTTGACTCTTGTTGGTCCACATTAACCTCGACAGGCCACTTATATGCTCTCAGCAGTCGATCTGAGAACTGCGGATCAGCTTCCTCCCCAAGCCATGTGCGCCTTGATGCCTCACCAATCTGAATATTCATCAGCCTGGAATACATATCACCGCGTTTAATGATAGAACAAGCAACCATAAAATACAATATGGAGCAGCTCTAGAATGCAGTGCAATAAAAATAGGGTGGGTTAATAGAGCTGCCAAGGAAAGCAATGCAGATCAGGCTTTAGGTTGAAAATATGATCAAAGCACTGACCTACAGTATTGAAATGCAGAAAACTTTTGCTTATCCGACTCTTTGTGAACAGATGGACATTCAAAGCACTGCCAGATGACTCCTTATATGCCACTTAATTTTGTATGGTCACCACATGCCATTGATgtttcactgacatgtgggcccaggACCATGTGGCAGCCCTCACAATGGCGTGTTCTGAATCATGTGTTCATTCGTGGCATATTGTGGTTTTTCTCATTTATAGACAATCAATCAAATCTGCCATCTCCACAACCAATGTCTTCTTTTAGTTCAAAGCACAATATGCAATATTAACAACAGCTAGCTAGTAAACGTCTAAAGAATGTATTCAACAGAAGTTCCTAAAGAATGTAAgccataaaaaatcctaaagaATGCATTCAACAAAAGCTCCTCATAATAAGAATGTAAGCCATAAAACTCCTGGGCACATTTGGCAATGTGCAAGTGTTGAAGGACCAATATAATGAACCTGAGAAACAATAGGTACAGAAGATCTAGCACAGCACAATTAAGAAATCTATCAGTAAGAACAAACAGATAGAGCCAGTTTAGGATCTACTAGCATATGGTCTGCGCTTTGCTGCCAGTTTAGATGAATTATGTCTACTTGCCTGTCAACACCTCTAAACTATTTATAGTTTCTAAAGAGTACCATCAAAAGGAGTTATCAATTAAAGGATGCCCTTTCGTGAAAACATATATACAGTTTTCTAAAAGGTGCGACAGAAAGGTGTCCTCTAGTCAAAGGATGTTTGAAAGCATGCACACGGTTTTATATACCTCTACTATTTCAACTAAATGTGCCGAATCTAAGTGTTTTTTAGGTATTTAAGATCTGAGGGTAGCCAATAACCACCTGCCCTCAACTTTAATAAATCAATTCCTATTTGCAAACCTTGAATCAAAttcaatttttgaaaaaacagCAAGGCTAATGTGTCCAGTTTCTCACCAATAACTGCAAGAAACCACTACAGGACCACCGGCAGGTACCGGAAAGGTGGTTAGTTTTGACGGTTGTCCagagagtttgcatctaggatacCATGTTATGTCAACAGTTTAAGCTTTCCAATTCCAGGAAATCCATATTAGAAAATCTTCCCATGTTTCCAAATGAAACTAGGATACTATGTTAAATCAGAACTTAATGGTTCTCAGTTTTCAATGTTTGACTATATTATCTTTAATACCAAATGCTTGTAAGCTATCCACTTTCACAGCTCAAAGCCAAACAGAGAATAAAGAAAACAGCAATTCGAATCTATATTCTGTCATTGACCATGTAAAGACAAACTGGAAAGAGTTATAAGATCCCAAAATATTTGTATCATCAATTGCTTAATCTCAGCAATCAGATATTCTCTTTATGTATAATGAACCACACCAAGTCATATTCTATTACTTTTTCCGCAAAAAACTAATGTGTTACGACAAAACGTAAATAGAGATTTACCTTGCAGCTGTGCTGAAGAAGATCGCCACACCCAGAACATCAAAGCGCTTGACCATGTATTGGTCTAGTCCACACAACAATTGGTACCGCAGGTTTGCATAGAGTCCTAGGAAAGCTCCATAACCAAGAGTATTGGTGCGGACAGAAGGAATGCTCACCGATAACCTAAATAGAAGGgtagcaaaaaagaaaataatgcatcAGAGAAACCTTAAAATGATGCTTTTTATGACTATAAATGAATACTCTGATAAAACCCACCTCATTTCTTTTCTTGCAGACAAGACATTTGACAGACCACCTTGAACAGAGCCAGCAACAACCCCAACCAAGCTAAGCTCAGCAGCCTTGTAAAAGAACGCATTGATTCGTTTTCGCAGATCAAACTCTCTCAAAGGATAGCTCTTCTCAAatatgttgtttggaagtttctCAATTGCATTTTGAAAGTCAAATCGAGATGTACTCCCATATGAACGGCATGGTGACAAAAGCCCAAGGACCATCAAGTTGCAACAAGATGCAGTCAAAGCATTAACAACCACCAAATCCCATTCTTCCTGAAACCTGATTTCTCAAAGGTGTGAGATTGTTTAGATATAGTAAAGTGATATTGTTGAATACTGGATAATGAGCAACATACCTCTCCTTGCGAATATTCATCTCCCACCAAACAGATGAGAAAAAGGTGGCCATGAACTCAAAAGCCATCTTATGTGGGAATGATGGGTCTGCAAGTGTTCTGCCACATGAAAATTGAAGCCGATGTTAATAAAATCAACTCAGAGCAGAATATCCAAATTAATAAGTAAGCCATTTAAGTAAGCAGCATTGTTTGAAAGAAAGCAAACTTCAGTTTTTATAAAAATTGAAGTTTCTTTTCTTGCAACTAGCCAAAATATCAACACAAAAACTGGGTTTAAGTGCCACTAGCCAAAAGAAATGGGGCTTTCTGCAACTACGATTATGAAATTTGATCTAAAATTATCAACAAAAATAAAGTTCATAACTTGATTCATTTTTAACAGAAAGATAAgtgcagttgggaatgtcataACAAAAAACAAGTAGGAggaatataataaaaaaacaaaagggaCAATCAGGAAAGCTATTTTATTCACATATTTTTTGCAGCACAGACTGCTTATTGAACTATCCATCAACAAAATGTGTGCACCATGCCTATTCTAACACAAGTTCTCCCTGGCAAAGACCTATATGCCGATTATGAAACTTCATTATTGCACAGATTTATATATGCAAAAGCTTACTCAATTAGATGAACAAATTAAGGACCTGTTTGGATTTGAGGATTTGTATCCGAATCCTCATATTTAGTTACAACTTTGAACAAAATCCTTAAGATTTCAGGAGTAATCCCCCTCATCCAAATAGGGGGTCAGTGCGCACAAGATTCGGATGTTACCTTCCAACAAGACCACTGGAAAGCCATCCTGGAAGAGCTCTTGAAAAGGACCTGGTATTTGTAGGCCTTGCAAATATTGACAAGTACCGCACCATCTGAGCAGAACTTACCAAACCCTAGATCGATATATCATGTAAAGTCCATATTATCTTATGCAACTATCATACcaaagtatgacatgaaaaaAAGGACAATATTTACCATCTCATAAGCTTGGCGAAGACCAGCAGGCAAATTACTCATCGTTTTGCACCATTCTTGCAGCACAGCTTCTACAAACTCTCTATTAAAAAGCTGCTTTCACAAAAGAAGCACTAATCAGCCACCAGTCCCAATCATTGTTAGGACTCAGATGCTGCTTCATCTGAATTCAAAATGTTAGGAATTTCACCTCCTGTACAACAATTCGCCTCCTGAAAAGTccaccttcctcttcctctccatcatcaaaatcatcaaagtaatcatcatcatcgccgTCATCATCTCCACCGTCACCCCCACCATGACCAATCCTTTTTCCAATGTCCCCACCGCCACCACCTGTTGCCAGCTGCAATTTGGAAAAGACATATGTGATCCATGTACATGCAATTATGAAATTTTACAAAGCGTACAACCCTATAAGAAAATTTATTGCATGTAACGAAAAATCACATGTGTTGTTACTTTGCACCAACAGTACTAGCAATGTAAGATAACACAAGAAATCGTTGGAGATAAGGGACGTTAGATCCCTAACTACAGATCTTAAGTTATTGTCACAACCCGTAAGCAACCATCATGCATTTTCATTACAATATACAAAAAACATTAGTACTTGCTGTTTTATCATAAGGTCCTAAACTTCTTTTGCTCTAATAGTTCCGGAACATGCCTGCATAGTAAAATATTGACTGTGTTTCACTGGATACCAATGAAAGGAAATTTTATAACATTTGGAATTGCA comes from the Phragmites australis chromosome 22, lpPhrAust1.1, whole genome shotgun sequence genome and includes:
- the LOC133904800 gene encoding protein RETICULATA-RELATED 1, chloroplastic-like, coding for MPSLAAFHPTLPHAHLHRHPAGPNPTTGLLRLLPSRRRPVRRAAGARLAVSASTSPAPSPSADRSEAASSLERCISATVTGAGVGAGAAPACAPPAMKGGRKQYGAFGAVTLEKAKLDLSQRRKKILPELATGGGGGDIGKRIGHGGGDGGDDDGDDDDYFDDFDDGEEEEGGLFRRRIVVQELFNREFVEAVLQEWCKTMSNLPAGLRQAYEMGLVSSAQMVRYLSIFARPTNTRSFSRALPGWLSSGLVGRTLADPSFPHKMAFEFMATFFSSVWWEMNIRKERFQEEWDLVVVNALTASCCNLMVLGLLSPCRSYGSTSRFDFQNAIEKLPNNIFEKSYPLREFDLRKRINAFFYKAAELSLVGVVAGSVQGGLSNVLSARKEMRLSVSIPSVRTNTLGYGAFLGLYANLRYQLLCGLDQYMVKRFDVLGVAIFFSTAARLMNIQIGEASRRTWLGEEADPQFSDRLLRAYKWPVEVNVDQQESRWFISKDAIVSGLGLLGIKQGGPEAALSKPRRKRVIRKKVASG